From Ailuropoda melanoleuca isolate Jingjing chromosome 17, ASM200744v2, whole genome shotgun sequence, the proteins below share one genomic window:
- the LOC100480861 gene encoding prorelaxin, which translates to MPQQYLSHLVRIWLLLSQFPSEIPAHKDNDVIKACGRELVRQRIWICGSVNWGEKALQQVRQLRQAPESPTELASSSVIDTKTLNTILEHIPNLSQELKAALSGRQSSLQELQLALEDPNLTLKELKEILLIGQNEAEDKSLSELESSGLDMHYRKKRQYVNFSEKCCNVGCTRKELASIC; encoded by the exons ATGCCACAACAGTACTTGTCCCACCTGGTAAGAATCTGGCTGCTACTGAGCCAATTTCCCAGTGAGATCCCAGCCCATAAGGACAACGACGTAATTAAGGCATGCGGCCGCGAGTTAGTCCGCCAACGTATCTGGATCTGCGGCTCGGTCAACTGGGGGGAAAAGGCTCTCCAGCAAGTGCGGCAACTTCGGCAGGCACCTGAATCACCTACAG AGCTTGCGTCATCCTCTGTCATCGATACAAAAACCTTAAATACAATATTGGAACACATTCCTAATCTGTcacaggagctgaaggcagcacTGTCTGGGAGGCAGTCATCATTACAAGAGCTACAACTTGCTCTGGAAGATCCAAATCTTACCTTGAAAGAATTGAAGGAAATTCTTCTTATTGGACAAAATGAAGCTGAAGACAAAAGTCTTTCAGAATTAGAAAGCTCAGGCTTAGATATGCATTACCGAAAAAAGAGACAGTATGTAAACTTCAGTGAAAAGTGCTGTAATGTAGGTTGCACCAGAAAAGAGCTTGCTTCAATATGCTGA